The following proteins are encoded in a genomic region of Arachis stenosperma cultivar V10309 chromosome 4, arast.V10309.gnm1.PFL2, whole genome shotgun sequence:
- the LOC130974656 gene encoding probable boron transporter 2: MEETFVPFRGIKNDLQGRFMCYKQDWIGGLNAGFRILAPTTYIFFASAIPVISFGEQLERDTDGVLTAVQTLASTALCGLIHSVLGGQPLLILGVAEPTVIMYTFMFNFAKSRPDLGPSLFLAWSAWVCLWTAVFLFLLAILGACSIINRFTRIAGELFGLLIAMLFMQEAIRGLINEFNVPERANPASAEFQPSWRFGNGMFALVLSFGLLLTALRSRKARSWRYGSGWLRSFIADYGVPLMVLLWTAVSYIPASSVPKGIPRRLSSPNPWSPGAYENWTVIKDMLDVPIMYIIGAFIPATMIAVLYYFDHSVASQLAQQKEFNLRKPPSFHYDLLLLGFMVILCGLIGIPPSNGVIPQSPMHTKSLATLKHQILRNQLVATARSCITKKSSMGQLYESIKEAYQQMQTPLVHQESSRGLKELKESTIRLTSSMESMNAAIDESVFDVEKEIDDILPIEVKEQRVSNLLQSLMVGGCMAAMPFLKTIPTSVLCGYFAFMAIENLPGNQFWERILLIFTAPSKRYKVLEESHTTYIETVPFTRIAAFTIFQTVYLIVSFGITWIPIAGVLFPLMIMLLVPVRQYILPKFFKTAHLQDLDAAEYEEVPATPFNQATEGDLGKTASFPDDGEILDGLITRSRGEIRCVCSPKTRSSTPPTGELANFQRSSSLPDRVYSPRIRELRGYHSPQGVDGKGPFSPAEARESNLSNGG, encoded by the exons ATGGAAGAGACATTTGTTCCATTTCGTGGAATAAAGAATGATCTTCAAGGAAGATTCATGTGTTACAAGCAAGATTGGATTGGTGGTCTCAATGCTGGTTTCAG GATATTAGCCCCCACTACATACATATTTTTTGCTTCAGCAATTCCCGTTATTTCATTCGGAGAACAATTGGAAAGAGATACAG ATGGAGTGCTTACTGCAGTTCAAACGTTAGCATCTACTGCATTGTGTGGACTCATACATTCTGTTCTAGGAGGCCAGCCTCTGTTGATTCTCGGCGTCGCGGAACCAACTGTGATTATGTATACATTCATGTTCAATTTCGCTAAAAGTAGACCGGATTTGGGTCCTTCGCTCTTTCTGGCATGGAGTGCATG GGTATGCTTGTGGACAGCAGTTTTCTTGTTCTTGTTGGCTATCTTGGGAGCTTGCTCCATCATCAACAGGTTTACGCGCATAGCCGGGGAACTGTTCGGCCTTCTTATCGCAATGCTCTTCATGCAAGAGGCTATTAGG GGACTCATAAATGAGTTTAATGTACCTGAAAGAGCAAATCCAGCATCAGCTGAGTTTCAACCCTCATGGAGATTTGGAAATGGCATGTTTGCTTTGGTTCTGTCCTTTGGTCTACTGCTTACAGCATTGAGAAGCCGAAAAGCAAGGTCTTGGCGGTATGGTTCAg GATGGTTAAGGAGCTTTATTGCAGATTATGGTGTCCCATTGATGGTTCTATTATGGACTGCTGTTTCTTATATACCAGCTAGTAGTGTTCCAAAAGGAATACCTAGGCGCCTCTCAAGTCCGAATCCATGGTCCCCGGGTGCATATGAGAACTGGACTGTCATAAAG GATATGCTGGATGTGCCaattatgtatatcattggagCATTTATTCCTGCAACAATGATTGCTGTGCTTTATTATTTTGATCATAGTGTGGcatctcagcttgctcagcagAAAGAATTCAATCTAAGAAAGCCACCTTCTTTCCATTATGATTTACTTCTTTTGGGATTCATG GTTATATTATGTGGTCTAATTGGAATTCCCCCATCAAATGGTGTGATTCCACAATCTCCAATGCATACCAAAAGCTTAGCTACACTAAAGCACCAG ATACTTAGAAACCAGCTTGTCGCCACGGCTCGAAGTTGTATAACAAAGAAGTCAAGCATGGGACAACTATATGAAAGCATAAAAGAAGCTTACCAGCAGATGCAAACTCCTCTAGTTCACCAGGAGTCTTCTCGA GGGTTAAAAGAGTTGAAAGAGTCGACGATTCGATTGACATCAAGCATGGAGAGTATGAATGCTGCAATTGATGAGTCAGTATTTGATGTCGAAAAGGAAATCGATGACATATTACCTATCGAAGTCAAAGAACAGCGAGTGAGCAACTTACTCCAATCTTTGATGGTAGGAGGATGCATGGCAGCAATGCCATTCCTGAAAACGATTCCAACTTCTGTACTCTGTGGTTATTTTGCATTCATGGCCATCGAAAATTTACCCGGGAACCAGTTCTGGGAACGCATTTTGCTAATTTTCACTGCTCCGAGCAAAAGATACAA agtTTTGGAGGAGAGCCACACAACTTACATTGAAACAGTACCATTTACAAGAATTGCAGCATTTACGATCTTCCAAACTGTGTACTTGATTGTTTCTTTTGGTATCACATGGATTCCAATTGCTGGGGTTCTGTTCCCTCTCATGATCATGCTTCTTGTTCCTGTAAGACAATACATTCTGcccaagtttttcaaaaccgcGCATCTCCAAGATTTAGATGCTGCAGAATATGAAGAAGTACCCGCCACACCGTTCAACCAAGCCACG GAGGGAGACTTGGGCAAGACAGCTTCCTTCCCAGATGATGGAGAGATTCTAGATGGTCTAATTACTCGAAGCCGGGGTGAGATAAGGTGCGTTTGCAGCCCAAAGACAAGGAGCTCCACCCCACCAACAGGAGAGTTGGCAAATTTTCAGAGAAGTTCGAGCTTGCCAGATAGAGTATACAGCCCTCGGATAAGAGAATTAAGAGGATATCATAGCCCTCAAGGTGTTGATGGAAAAGGACCATTTAGTCCTGCTGAAGCAAGGGAATCCAATCTGAGTAACGGTGGTTGA